Genomic segment of Paenibacillus sp. FSL R5-0623:
TTCAAAGGTCTGGGTGAGCGGAAGGAGGTCCAGCGTGCACGCAGCTCAGCCGTGGGGCTGACCTTAATCGCAGGGGCAATTACGTTTGCCGCGGTGTGGCTTTTCAAGCCGGATATGGGGATTGCGGATGCGATGGTGAGTGGTCTGGGTACACTGCCATGGTGGCTATACCCGGTGGCGGCAGTAATTATACTGCCTGTAGCGTGTTATTATATCGGCCGATTCGTGGCTGCCCGGATCAGTGAACGGCTCGGCGGTTTAACCGGGGATACGTATGGTGCTATGAATGAGTTGCTGGAGGCGGCATTGTTGATCGTGCTGAGTGTGCTTCAAGGACTGTTCTGGCTGTAACTTCTGAAGTATGAAGCAGTATGAAAGTGTTATGCATGAGGTTGGGAGCAAGGTGATCTGGAGATAACACGGAGACAGGGGGAGAGAGCGTGGAGGATAGGCCATCACAACCAGCGGCGGTACTGATGCTGCAAGGAACGGCTTCGGATGTAGGTAAAAGTGTCATCACAACGGCATTGTGCCGGATTTTTAAACAGGACGGCTTCAAGCCTGCTCCGTTCAAGTCACAAAATATGGCACTGAATTCCTATGTGACGGAAGATGGCAAGGAGATTGGTCGGGCTCAGGGGGCGCAAGCTGAAGCCTGCGGTATTGAGGCGACAACCGATATGAATCCAATCCTGATCAAGCCGGTGCGGGACATGCATTCGCAGATCGTGGTGCATGGTGTACCTTTTGCCCAGATGAGTGCATCGGACTACCGTCAGCATTTCCTGCCTGAAGCAAAGCAGACAGTGATGGATGCGCTGAATCGGTTGCGGGACAGCTATGATGTGGTGCTGATGGAGGGAGCGGGTAGTCCGGCCGAGATCAATCTGAAGGACCGGGATATCGTCAACATGAATCTGGCAGGCTGGGCCGATGCGCCAGTGATTCTGATCTCCGATATTGATCGGGGCGGTGTATTTGCTTCCATCGTAGGTACGCTCGAACTGCTGGAACCCCATGAGGTGGCCCGTGTCAAAGGGTTCATTATCAACAAGTTCCGAGGTGATCTATCCCTGTTGCAGCCAGGACTCGACTGGCTCGAAGAACGGACAGGTATTCCAGTATTAGGTGTATTGCCTTACATAAGAGATATTCAGATTGAAGCAGAGGATTCAGTGGTGCTGGACTCCATGCGTCATGGTAAAACCGGCAAAACCGAGCTGGATTTGGCGGTGATCCGATATCCGCGAATTTCCAACTTTACAGACTTTGATGCACTTTCCCGTGAACCGGATGTGAATGTACGTTACGTGACCTCGCCAGATGAATTGGGCAGTCCGGATGCCATTCTTCTACCGGGTACGAAGGATACCATAGGTGACCTGGCATATCTGCGTGAGTCTGGGCTGGAGCAGGCAATTGCCAGTCAGACCGAGCGTGAGCATGTTCAGCTCGTAGGAATATGTGGCGGATACCAGATGCTGGGACGACATCTGAAGGACCCGTTTGCTGTGGAGGCGAATCAGATCCAGGAAGCGAAAGGGCTTGGCTGGCTCCCGCTATCGACAACGTTTCTTCAGGAAAAGCAGACCGTCAGAGCTTCCGGACGGGTGCAGCCTGATCACCCGATTCGTCTATATGGTGAGCGAGATGTAACAGATGCTTCATTACCCATTAATGGATATGAGATTCATATGGGTGTTACGGAGTGCCACGAGCCTGAACGGGTAACCATGTTGTTTGAAATCTCATATCCAGGTGGCCAACCTTTCCAAGAAGGCTGGGGCTCAGTAGATGGCAGCGTGTGGGGAACCTACCTGCATGGTTTGTTTGAAAGTGATCAATTCCGACGTTCGTGGCTGAATGCCTTGCGTGCAGGAAAAGGACTGCCGCCGCTTCAGGAGACATATAGTGCGCATGAACGTAAGGAGATGGAGTTCGATCGGGTAGCTGAATCATTGCGTTCGGCATTGGATTTGAAGCGCGTGTACGAGATTATGGGTGTTCAGGCACCCGAGTGAAACAACAATACCCCCATGTCTGACAAACCGTTCTCTAGAAACGGAATGTTAGCGGCATGGGGGTATTGTATATCCTATGGCTATATGAGGTTTAAAACATGTGATGATAGGTTAATGGTTAACCTGTTAGTTTATTTTGAAATTTTTCATAGCGGATTGAAGCTCTACAGCTTGTTCATGCAGATGACGAACTGTATTCGAATGGGAATCCATCTCGCTGAGCTGCAGGTCTGCTGTTGAAGCAATCTGTAACATGCTCTCACGAGATTTGGTCGTAATCTGTGCCGTTTCTTCTACGGATGCACTCACTTCTTCAGCACCAGCAGATACTTGTTGTGTAGAAGCAGAGACGGTCTGGATGGTCAGGTTCACGTTCTGAATCAATTCATTCAGCTGCTGGAAGGCTGATCCTGCCTGTTGAACGACAGTTGTGCCTGAACCAATCTCTTGGGTTACACGGTTCATGGCGTCAACGGAGCGTTCAGCGTCTTCGCGAATGGTACCCAGATAATCCGAAATTTCTTCGGTGGCTGTCTTGGATTGCTCGGCAAGTTTGCGAACTTCTCCAGCAACAACAGCGAATCCGCGACCATGCTCTCCGGCACGTGCTGCTTCGATGGAGGCGTTGAGTGACAGCATGTTAATCTGTTTGGTGATTTCAAAAATGGAAGCAACAATGGTGCCGATAGCTACCGACCGTTCATTCATAGTTTCCACATAACGCAACGATTCGCTTGCTGTCTGGCCTACACGCTCCATCTGCTCAATGGCATTCTGAGCCAGTCGGTTACCGTTAACTGCCTCGTTGGCTGCTTCACTAATCTGGTCAGACACTTCAGCGGAAGAAGAAGCAATATGCATGATACCTTGCGTAATTTCTTCCATAGCTCTGGCGTTCTCGGATGCGCTTGACGCAATGCTGATGCTGCCTTTTTCTGCATCTTCTGCGGAGCGGCTGGAGTTTCGAACCATACCGGACATCGATTCAACCCGCTGAAGCAGGTCATTGGAGCCTGATACAACTTCATTGGACGTGGACAAGGCACGGCTAATCATTTCTTTCAGGTTATGCGTCATCGTCTGGAAGCTAGCGGCAAGCTGGGCAATTTCATCTTTACCTTTGATCTCTAGTTTAGCGGTCAGATCACCTTGGGATATTTGTTTGCTATGTTGGACAAGCTTGATGATTGGTTTGGTAACTCTTTTGATCATACTAGTGGAGATAAGCCAGCCGAGCACAAACACTAATGCTGTAATCCCCAGACACAACCAGAAAATCTGGGTAATCTTGTCTTGAATGAACTGGGCATCCATGCTCACAGCCATAATCATGTTACTTCCTGCAATGGGGATAAAGGCTGCTTTATGTACACCAAAGGAATCGGAGTAGACCTCACTGATTACCATTTCTTTGTTCTCAATAGCTGCATTCATTGCAGGTTCTACACTAATCTCATCCTGGGCTTTCATGCCTGAGGAAGAGTTGGCCACAACGACTTTGGCTGAGCCATCTTGAATAGCAACAATGTAAGCAGCATCCAGATTATGTTCTTTTGCTTTATCTGCCAGATACGATTCCACGGTCATGGCAGCACCTTCAGAACCAGCTCCGCCACTCTGTACCTGTAGGATTTTGGATGCTGAAGTATTTTTGTATATATCCTGAATGGACGTGTTTAGGACTTTGTCAAACTGCGGGAGCACGTAACTTTGAATGATATTCATCGAAACGGCGTAAAAACTAATACTGAACAACAGGGAAGCAACCAGCAGAACGAGGAACAAGGTGCCTCTGATTTTACCGGCAACGGTGCGATTACGAAACATATGATCATCCTTTCACGTCAAGTTCATTAACATTGTCGCTTTTCCGTAATAATAAGACCTATCTACCAATGAAGAAAGACCTAAATTAAACGTTGAGAAAACTTGGGAATAAGCGGATATACCTATATTACAAAATTAACCGGAGGTTGAATAGAACAATTTTCACGATTTGGTGTATTTTTTTCAGAAATACATGAATCTATTACATGCATATTACATAATATCAATTAATACCTACCAGAATAGTTTGTTATATGTTATATTGTAAAATGTCTTTGTCGGAAGTACAAAAGATAGAAGAGAAAACCGGATATGTTCCGGTTACACACATGCCTGAGGAGGATTTAAAGAAATGGATACTTTTCTAGTCATATTGAATGTAGTGGTGATGCTTGCTTTACTTGGCATCCTCTACTGGATGCAGAAAAAGCATATCTCCTTTACGAAACGCGTATTTGCGGGTCTTGGACTGGGGGTTGTGTACGGGGTTATTCTTCAATTGGTGTACACATCAGGTTCTGATGTCGTTACGAAATCAGTCGATTGGTTCAATCTGGTCGGTTCAGGATATGTTCGTTTGTTGCAAATGGTCGTGATTCCATTGATCATGGTGTCGATCATCTCAGCCATCATGAATCTGAAGGGCAAGCAAAATCTCGGTAAAATGAGTGTTTCCATTATTGCCATTCTGTTGATCACCACAGCGATTGCCGCGGGGGTCAGCATAGTAACGAGTCTCAGCTTTAACCTGACTTCCATTGAAATTGAAGGTGGAGATCGGGAGATCGCCCAGGGGCAGAAGATGGAGGAACGGCTTGTTGATGTGAAGGATCAGACCATTCCGCAGCAAGTGCTGGAATTCATTCCTTCGAATCCATTTGCAGATATGACAGGAGAACGTCGTACATCCACACTGGCGGTCGTTATCTTCTCCGCGTTCATCGGTGTAGCTGTACTTGGACTGGATCGCAAAAAACCACAACAGGCGGAAACATTCCGAGGGATGGTTAATGCGGTATATGCGGTGGTTATGCGGATTGTAACATTGGTGCTGAGGCTTACGCCATACGGGATTCTGGCCCTTATCACCAAGGTGACGGCGACCACGAATCCGGATGAAATTCTCAAGTTGATCAAATTCGTCATTGCGTCCTACGTGGCCCTCATCGTGATGTTTATCATTCACCTGATCATCATCTCACTGTCCGGGTTCAACCCGATTACGTATGTGAAGAAGGTTCTGCCAACACTGGTATTTGCCTTCACATCCCGTTCAAGTGCAGCGTCGATCCCGCTGAATGTGGAGACACAGACGAAGAAACTGGGCGTATCGGACGGTATTGCGAATCTGTCTGCAAGCTTTGGTGCTACAATTGGGCAAAACGGCTGCGCCGGGATCTATCCGGCCATGCTGGCGGTGATGATTGCTCCAACGGTCGGCATCGACCCGCTGAGCTGGGACTTCATCGTGACGTTGATCCTTGTTGTTATGATCAGTTCGTTTGGTGTGGCAGGTGTTGGCGGCGGGGCAACGTTCGCTTCCCTGATTGTATTGTCCACCATGAACCTGCCTGTAGCCTTGGCGGGATTGCTGATCTCCGTTGAACCGCTGATCGACATGGGTCGTACAGCGCTTAACGTGAACGGGTCCATGACTTCAGGACTCGTAACCAGCAAAATTTTGAAAGAAAATGATCACGACACATTCAATGATCAGAGCCGTGAGCTGGATTCAGCTGTTCAGGCTTAATAGACTGGATTGGATAGAGGCTCGTATGAAGATAGCTAGAGCCTTTTGCAAGCCAAGTGAGAAAAGCCGTCCTTCGGAGGAATCCGGAGGGCGGCTTTTTTGTAGCAATTGCATCATCAAACCTGTGCATGTTGTGTGAAGCCGTATGCTTTTTGATACTCGTGGTAAGAGAGATGGAGGTAGGAAAAGCGTAGTATGGTCGAGAGGAACACGTGGAATATAGGAGGGTCGTAGTGACTCATGCACACTTGGAGTTATTTAGTTCTGTTCATGGGACGAGAAATGTGATAGAGTATTCATGTTTTGGCCCTGAGCCAAACCGCGGTTCGTAACCATCCCGCGTAATCAAAACTAGGAAGGCAGTGTATGTATTTATGTTTAACTTAGGGTGGGGAGCGGTTTTCGTTCTCGTAACTTATGGATTTTTCCTGCTGTGTTACCGCTTGTTCGGTAAAAAAGGTCTCTATGCCTGGATTGGTGTGGCTACGGTTATAGCCAACATTCAGGTGACCAAAACGATAGATATCATGGGCATTGTACTGACGCTTGGCAACACGATGTATGTCAGCATGTACCTGACCAGTGATCTGCTCAATGAGAAATATGGACCAGGTGAGGCACGGAAGGCCGTATGGTTCGGGTTTTTCACGCTCATCATGACAACGGTGTTGATGCAGATGGTGTTGTACTTTGAACCGGCACCAACGGACTTTGCACAGGAATCCATGGCGAAGCTGTTCGGTCTGCTGCCACGTCTGGCCCTCGGTAGTTTGACGGCGTACTTTATCAGTCAGTTCCTGGATGTTCGATTGTACTCATGGTTACGCAAGGTGGCCCCAGGGCGCAATCAGTTGTGGATTCGTACCAACGGCAGTTCGATCATCAGTTCATTTGTGGATACACTGGTGTTCTGCACGATCGCGTTTGCGTTCATCTATCCTTGGGATGTATGGCTGGAAATCTTCCTGACCACGTATATTATCAAATTTGTATTAACTGCGGTTGGAACACCGTTTCTCTACGTTGCACGCAGCTTTAAGTTTAAGGATGAAGCTTAGATAATATTCAATGAGGATCACTTAAAATCACCCTTTGCGCAGTCCATTATAATTCGGACTCTGCAAGGGGATTTTTTTATAGAAAACACATGTCCCCGAAAGAAAAATCCTTTTTACATTTTTATGAAAAAGTTATAATATAAACGACCTGTCGTTTATGAGCATGTATCATTAGCACGATGATTTCAACCAAAGGGGAATCGCATATGTACTCTACACTGCGTTATACACTGGAAAGCAATGGCACAACCTACGAGAATGATAGCATTAATGCCTCGTTATTGGTGGATTTGATCACCAATCTGGAATTGCAGGACTACGTAGTACTAGCACCTTCGGAGCTGGTGGAGGGAAGTATGTATATGCAGGCGGCTGCGCTTGAGGAACCAGGACAGATGGTGGCGGAGATTCGTTTGCAGGAAGGTGAGGATGGTTTCCGGCATTACGGCTACAAGACAACAGATCCGACTGCGATTATTCAATGGTTTCTGGATTATTGGGGGAAGCAACAGCTGCCACAGCTGGAATCCTGGCAGGATATCACGCATGAGTTTGACTAATACTTAATGAGTAAGCAGGAATAAGATTACCTAGGATGCAAACGGAGTAATGTAGGATATGCTTTGTATGAATTACAATCCCGCAACCCATGATATCATGGATTTGCGGGATTTTTGAGTTCATGTGTCCTTGCTCCTTTTTCTGTGTACAGGCCTGAACCGTACGCGAAAGGAGTATATTATTCTGATGATAAGGTTCAGCACAGTTTGGTGCAGTTTAGTTCATGATGCATCATATCGACTGAGGATTGATGTATTGGTGTTTTTGACTTAGATCACAGTTGGACTAATCCGTAAGGATGTGCAGTTCTTTTGGAAATGTTGTCAGAACTTCGACACCCGTCTCGGTCACAATCACATCATCCTCGATACGAACGCCGCCTGCTGCGGTATAGATGCCCGGTTCAATCGTGAACACGGTACCTTCACTCAGGGTGTCCATATTCTCTCCATGCAGAGAAGGATACTCATGTACGTCAATACCCAGTCCATGGCCTACTCTATGCATAAAGCGCTCGCCGTAACCCGCTTCTTCCGTGACCTGACGAGCCGCACGATCCACTTCAGCGCAGGTGATGCCTGGTTTCACGATTTGAATAGCAGCTTCATTGGCTGCGAGCACCGTGTTATAGATGGTTTTGAGTTCAGGTGAAATGTCACCAAAGGCGAATGTACGCGTGATATCCGAGGCATATCCGCCAGCATACACACCCATGTCAAACATCAACAGGTCACCATGTTGCAGCTTCCGTTCACCCGGTGTACCGTGTGGCAGACCTGTTTTGGGTCCCGTGAGCACCATGGTATCAAAAGAAGGGCCGTCAGCACCCAGCTTTTTCATCTGATACTCCATCTCGGCGACAAGTTCAATCTCGGTTACGCCTGTGCGAACATGGGAGAGGCCTTGACGCAATGTTTCTTCGATCAGGTGAATGGCATGGCGAATGCGGGCGACCTCATCAGGTGTTTTTTTCACACGTAATGTGCGAAGCAACGGGCCAACATCTTGGAAGCTGGCAGCACCAAGAGCGGCAGTAAGCTGCTCATAACGTGCGACCGTCACGTATTCTTTTTCGAGACCTACCCGGCCCAAGCGCCCCTGATAACGATCAAATAAAGCATACGGATTATCCGTATCCGTGTGAGTTGCAATGTTGGATACTGAAGAAGCGGCTGCCGCAGCTTCAGCGTCCAGCGCGGGTACAATCAACAGGGGCTCTTCGCCTCGTGCGAGAACCAGGCCAAGGAAGCGTTCATGCGGATTGCTCGCAAATCCAGTTAAATAGTAGATATGTTTCGGATCTGTGATCAGCATGGCATCCAAGCCTTGCCCGGACAGATCGGCTTCAAGACGAGATAAAGGGTTTTGATTCATAAGTGTAGTTGTCCACCTTTCCATTCATACTATCCTTCTATTATAAAAGATTATGATGGAATTCCAAACTGCGGTGATTTCATGTCCTCGGAATACCTTGAGTTCTCGGTTTAAGCGGCTGGTGTGAAGGGTAATACAGGGCGAAACCGCTTTACCGATGAATAATAACACCACAACTATAGCGAACAATACATTAACAATACGTTGAAGCTTGACTTATTTATTTTATACAAAAGAACGATATGCGAAGGGAGATGTAATCATGAATAATCGAGTAACCGTTCCGCTGTATGCTTCATTATTAAGTGTAGCACTGTTAACCGCGTCATGTTCTTCAGGCGAACCCTCAACGGGAGGAGCAGAGCAGACGTCTCAGGGACAGGGAACAGGTCAGGGACAGACAGCCAATGGCAGTACAAGTGGAAGCGAGAGTGGAGCGCAGGCGGAGACGGTTATTCCGTATCAGGCTTCCGTTCTGGTTGAAGAACTGAATGCACCATGGGAGATTGTGAGTGTGCCAGATGGTCGGATATTTGTAACGGAACGGCCTGGTGCGATTCGGGTCATTGAGGATGGAAAACTAGCCTCTGAACCACTGATTGAATTCTCAGCCCCATTTAATGAAGAAGGTGAAGGAGGTCTGTTGGGTCTGGCAGCTGATCCGGACTTTGAGGAGAACGGTTATTTGTATGCATACCACTCCTACCTGGAAGGCAACGACATTGCCAATCGAGTGTTACGTCTCAAGGTGAATGATGGCAAAGCGGTCATAGATCAAGAGCTGCTTGGTAACATTCCAGGCGGAACAAATCATAATGGTGGGCGGATCAAAATTGGTCCGGACAAGTTGCTCTATATCACGACAGGTGAGCGTTATGAACCGGAACTGTCACAGAACAAAGATAGCCTTGGAGGTAAAATATTGCGGATTGGTCTCGACGGATCGATCCCGGCAGACAACCCATGGCCGAATTCACCTGTATACAGTATGGGACACCGTAACGCACAAGGACTTGCCTGGAACCCGGACAACGGCTATCTGTATTCTACCGAGCATGGGCAGCGGAATCATGATGAGATTAACCGGATTGTAGCTGGAGAGAATTATGGCTGGCCTGAGGTGGAGGGAGACGACGATGACAACGGCGCATATCAGGCTCCGCTTGCACATAGTGAGAATGATACATGGGCGCCGTCTGGTGTAGCTTTTGTTGAAGAAGGACCTTGGGCTGGATCATTGATTGCTGCAAATCTGCGAGGAGAGCAGTTGCTGAAGGTTACTCTTTCGGAAGATGGCACACAGGTGGAGAAGGTGGAACCCCTCTTCGAAGATGAATGGGGTCGAATTCGCAATGTGAGTGCTGGCGAAGACGGCAAGTTGTACGTGCTTACGAACAATCGGGATGGACGAGGATCGCCACGAGATGGAGACGACAAGCTGATTGTACTTACTCCGGAGAGTTAAGTCTGGGGTCAGGGGATATAAAATCAGTGTTACAGGACAGCGTCGAACTGAATTGGTCTCGCCGGTAAGGTTTAGGTGGAGTTAGTTTAAAACGAACGGTTGCCGCTTAACTTGAGTCAAAGCCCTGAAGTGCCCTGAATCGCTCTAAATAAAATTTTTTAATTAATCAAAGGAGCTGTCCCCGTCAAGTTCATGACATTTGGGACAGCTCCTTGATTGTAATGTATGTTTCATCCTAATCTTGAATGAGCTACAACGCACAATGCCGCGTTCTTTCCTACTCTGCGCTCTCCGCGAGTGTGGCAATACGCTGAGCCGGATCATTCGTGTACTCTCCACCGTGATAACAGAGAACCTTATTGAGCTTAAGGTTGGTCAGTTTCTTCAGGCTTCGCAGCGCTTCAGGCATGTCCGGTGTCGCTTGCGGTGCAGGGCCAACCAGTTCATCATCGACCACACGAAGTTCATCGGCAGCGAGCAGGAACTGTTGCTCCCTGAAATACAGGCAGATATGACCTGGCGTATGTCCCGGTGTATGAATGACCTGTGTACCACCTTGAAGGGGTAACAAGTCTCCGTCTGCCAGAGTTCTACTGATGTTCACTTCAGGCAGCTGCAAGAGCAGTTGGTCTGCCAGTGCCAAAACGGGCGCGGGCAGCAGAGCACGACGTTCAGGCGTGAATTTGATCAAAGGTTTCTCACCGGTTAGATATGGAATCTCATCGGCATGTGCCCAGATTTCCAGATCTGGGATGGCATCCAGAAGAGCACCCAAGTTACCGATATGATCGATGTCCTGATGAGTAATAATCACACGTTTGACGTCCGAGAGCTGTACGCCCTCTTGTTCCAATGCGGATTGAAGTTCAGCGAATTGTCCAATCATGCCTGTATCCACCAGGGTAACGCCATCTACATCACGAAGCATGACGGGGAATATGGGGCTGTTCCCAGAAGGCGTAGGAATCTGAAGATTTAGTACAGTAATCGAAGTTGTTGGATGGCTCATGGTTATTCGGACCGTAGTCCGGTACACCTCCTTATATTTTTTAGAAATGATTGTTGTTATTCAGGGCGATTATATTTCAAGTGTTTTCTATATTTTTTTACTGTATGGAGCAGTGCTTCGAACGTTTCTTCTTCATTACTGCCATCCTTAACGATGCTGACAAACGAGAAGTTATCATGAACAAGTTTGTTTCTCGTCTGAAACACCAGACTAAGGGCTTCAGCGAAGTGTTCCTTTTCGGATTCCAGAGCAATGAACTCTTTACTGAGTTCGGACTGAATAATCTCCATGTTGGAGCGTGCACGGTAGGCAGGAGTTTTCATCAGCTGGGTCGAATTAAACTTTTTCTGATATACGTCTCTGTACAGTTGATGTAACATTTGTTCAATAATGGCGCATAATTCGATGACCAGTGAAGCATATCTTCGGTTTTTGCGTTTACGGGTAAGCTCGCGTGTTTCTTCTTTGTCCAAAATACCGTATTTTTCATACAGCGTAGAGTCAACGTTCTGCAAGATTTCCTGATATTCCTGTTCGAGTAGTGCGATTTCAAGTTTGGCTTGTTTTTTAACTTTTTTAAAATCTTCTTTGGTCAGCATACTTGTCCTCCCATGGAAACAGAGATGTGATCCTATCATTATCTCATATTGTCCGTCGTTGCGCCTCTAATTTCGGAACCTCAGGTTCAGAAGGGAAGTACCTCATGTCCAATCAGACAGCAATTGTAACAGGAGCTAACTCAGGTATGGGGTTGGCAACCACCATTGAACTTGCAAGACAAGGATATCGCGTAATCATGGCATGCCGCAGTGAGAAGCGCGGACAGGAGGCTCTTCAGGAAGCTGTGCGTCAGTCCGGCTCTTCTGCGATTGAATTGATGCTGTGTGACCTGGGTTCACTCGAAAGTATACGCCAGTTTGCCCGCACATTCCGCGAGCGTCATGATCGCCTTGACGTCCTGGTTAATAATGCGGGGGTGGTGATGGTCAAGCGGAAGGAAACCTCAGATGGGTTCGAACAGAGTATCGGCATTAACCATCTGGGGCATTTCCTGCTGACCTTACTTTTGATAGAGCCTCTGAAAGCCGCGAAGCAGGGACGGGTTGTAAACGTTTCGTCAGGTGCTTACAAGGCCGGCAAAATCCACTTCGAAGATCCACATCTGCACAAAGGTTATAATCCGATCAAAAGCTATGCTCAATCCAAACTGGCGAACGTGCTGTTCACTCGTGCACTGGCTCGCAAACTGTCAGGTACGTCTGTCACAGTGAACTGTCTGCACCCTGGTGCAGTGGGAACGAGTATTGGCGTAGATCGCAATACCGGATTTGGCACACGCATTATGGCGTTTGCAGGTAAACTACCATTCTTTCTGTCCCCTGAAGAAGGGGCGCGAACGGCTGTTTATCTGGCCGCAAGCCCTGAAGTCGTCGGCATCACCGGGCGTTACTTCTATCAACAGAAAGAGCAACAGCTGAAGGCACATGCCGTTGATGATGCTTCAGCTGAGCGTTTCTGGATATGGAGCGAAGAACAGGTGGGGCTAAGAGATGACGAGAAGTTGTAATTCAGCACAAGCTGATGAGTGACCCATGAATAGAGTCGTTACATCTTTTATACTTTTGCCTTCACCGCTTGTTGGATCATTTCAATAACAGCTTCAATGCGTTGGATGCCTTGATCTCCCTGACCGTATGCACGGACAGAGGCGGATGAGGCATTTTTCTCATTCTCACCAAGCACGAGCGAATAAGGCACTTTTTCCATCTGGGCTTCACGGATTTTGTATCCGAGCTTCTCGCTGCGTAGATCTGTTTCTACCCGAATGCCCGCCGCCCGGAGCTCGCTCTGTACTTGGAGTGCATAGTCTGCGTAATGATCTGATACAGGCAGCAGCTTCATTTGCACAGGTGCGAGCCAGAGTGGAAATGCTCCTGCATAGTGTTCAGTCAGGATGCCGATGAAACGATCGATGGAACCATAGATGGCACGATGGATCACGACAGGACGGTGTTTTAGACTATCTTCGCCAATGTAAGTGAGGTCGAACTTCTCCGGCATTTGAAAATCAAGCTGGATTGTTCCGCACTGCCAGCTGCGCTTCAGCGCATCGAGGATATGAAAGTCAATTTTCGGTCCATAAAAGGCACCGTCCCCTTCGTTAATGCGATACTCCACGCCCCGACGATCCAGAACATTTTGCAATGCACGTTCCGCCTGATCCCACAGCTCTTCCGATCCCATGGAATCTTCCGGACGAGTGGACAATTCAATCTTATATTCGAATCCAAAGATGTCGTACATACGTCCAATCAGTGAGATTGCCTGATTAATCTCGTCCTCGATCTGCTCTGGCATGACGTAGAGATGGGCATCATCCTGGCAGAATGTCCGCACACGCATCATGCCGTTCAGGGCACCTGAGAATTCGTGGCGGTGAACCTGACCA
This window contains:
- a CDS encoding methyl-accepting chemotaxis protein, which translates into the protein MFRNRTVAGKIRGTLFLVLLVASLLFSISFYAVSMNIIQSYVLPQFDKVLNTSIQDIYKNTSASKILQVQSGGAGSEGAAMTVESYLADKAKEHNLDAAYIVAIQDGSAKVVVANSSSGMKAQDEISVEPAMNAAIENKEMVISEVYSDSFGVHKAAFIPIAGSNMIMAVSMDAQFIQDKITQIFWLCLGITALVFVLGWLISTSMIKRVTKPIIKLVQHSKQISQGDLTAKLEIKGKDEIAQLAASFQTMTHNLKEMISRALSTSNEVVSGSNDLLQRVESMSGMVRNSSRSAEDAEKGSISIASSASENARAMEEITQGIMHIASSSAEVSDQISEAANEAVNGNRLAQNAIEQMERVGQTASESLRYVETMNERSVAIGTIVASIFEITKQINMLSLNASIEAARAGEHGRGFAVVAGEVRKLAEQSKTATEEISDYLGTIREDAERSVDAMNRVTQEIGSGTTVVQQAGSAFQQLNELIQNVNLTIQTVSASTQQVSAGAEEVSASVEETAQITTKSRESMLQIASTADLQLSEMDSHSNTVRHLHEQAVELQSAMKNFKIN
- a CDS encoding L-cystine transporter → MDTFLVILNVVVMLALLGILYWMQKKHISFTKRVFAGLGLGVVYGVILQLVYTSGSDVVTKSVDWFNLVGSGYVRLLQMVVIPLIMVSIISAIMNLKGKQNLGKMSVSIIAILLITTAIAAGVSIVTSLSFNLTSIEIEGGDREIAQGQKMEERLVDVKDQTIPQQVLEFIPSNPFADMTGERRTSTLAVVIFSAFIGVAVLGLDRKKPQQAETFRGMVNAVYAVVMRIVTLVLRLTPYGILALITKVTATTNPDEILKLIKFVIASYVALIVMFIIHLIIISLSGFNPITYVKKVLPTLVFAFTSRSSAASIPLNVETQTKKLGVSDGIANLSASFGATIGQNGCAGIYPAMLAVMIAPTVGIDPLSWDFIVTLILVVMISSFGVAGVGGGATFASLIVLSTMNLPVALAGLLISVEPLIDMGRTALNVNGSMTSGLVTSKILKENDHDTFNDQSRELDSAVQA
- a CDS encoding Xaa-Pro peptidase family protein; protein product: MNQNPLSRLEADLSGQGLDAMLITDPKHIYYLTGFASNPHERFLGLVLARGEEPLLIVPALDAEAAAAASSVSNIATHTDTDNPYALFDRYQGRLGRVGLEKEYVTVARYEQLTAALGAASFQDVGPLLRTLRVKKTPDEVARIRHAIHLIEETLRQGLSHVRTGVTEIELVAEMEYQMKKLGADGPSFDTMVLTGPKTGLPHGTPGERKLQHGDLLMFDMGVYAGGYASDITRTFAFGDISPELKTIYNTVLAANEAAIQIVKPGITCAEVDRAARQVTEEAGYGERFMHRVGHGLGIDVHEYPSLHGENMDTLSEGTVFTIEPGIYTAAGGVRIEDDVIVTETGVEVLTTFPKELHILTD
- a CDS encoding cobyric acid synthase, which encodes MLQGTASDVGKSVITTALCRIFKQDGFKPAPFKSQNMALNSYVTEDGKEIGRAQGAQAEACGIEATTDMNPILIKPVRDMHSQIVVHGVPFAQMSASDYRQHFLPEAKQTVMDALNRLRDSYDVVLMEGAGSPAEINLKDRDIVNMNLAGWADAPVILISDIDRGGVFASIVGTLELLEPHEVARVKGFIINKFRGDLSLLQPGLDWLEERTGIPVLGVLPYIRDIQIEAEDSVVLDSMRHGKTGKTELDLAVIRYPRISNFTDFDALSREPDVNVRYVTSPDELGSPDAILLPGTKDTIGDLAYLRESGLEQAIASQTEREHVQLVGICGGYQMLGRHLKDPFAVEANQIQEAKGLGWLPLSTTFLQEKQTVRASGRVQPDHPIRLYGERDVTDASLPINGYEIHMGVTECHEPERVTMLFEISYPGGQPFQEGWGSVDGSVWGTYLHGLFESDQFRRSWLNALRAGKGLPPLQETYSAHERKEMEFDRVAESLRSALDLKRVYEIMGVQAPE
- a CDS encoding queuosine precursor transporter — translated: MFNLGWGAVFVLVTYGFFLLCYRLFGKKGLYAWIGVATVIANIQVTKTIDIMGIVLTLGNTMYVSMYLTSDLLNEKYGPGEARKAVWFGFFTLIMTTVLMQMVLYFEPAPTDFAQESMAKLFGLLPRLALGSLTAYFISQFLDVRLYSWLRKVAPGRNQLWIRTNGSSIISSFVDTLVFCTIAFAFIYPWDVWLEIFLTTYIIKFVLTAVGTPFLYVARSFKFKDEA